A single window of Flagellimonas maritima DNA harbors:
- a CDS encoding DUF3467 domain-containing protein, protein MADKNQNQKQINIELDEKTAEGIYSNLAIINHSVSEFVVDFISMMPGAPKAKVKSRIVLTPQHAKKFLKALNDNVTRFEKAHGTIKDYEQPPIPLNFGPTGEA, encoded by the coding sequence ATGGCCGATAAAAACCAAAACCAAAAACAAATCAATATTGAATTGGATGAAAAAACTGCCGAAGGAATTTATTCCAATTTGGCTATCATTAATCACTCAGTATCGGAATTTGTGGTGGATTTTATAAGTATGATGCCCGGTGCCCCAAAGGCAAAGGTTAAAAGTAGAATAGTACTAACGCCTCAACACGCCAAGAAATTCTTAAAAGCATTAAACGACAATGTGACTAGATTTGAGAAAGCCCATGGCACGATAAAGGATTACGAGCAACCTCCGATTCCTTTAAATTTTGGACCTACGGGTGAAGCATAA
- a CDS encoding peptide chain release factor 3 — translation MDFDKEIARRRTFGIISHPDAGKTTLTEKLLLFGGAIQEAGAVKNNKIKKSATSDFMEIERQRGISVATSVLAFIYNDKKINILDTPGHKDFAEDTFRTLTAVDSVIVVIDVAKGVEEQTEKLVEVCRMRNIPMIVFINKLDREGKDAFDLLDEVEQKLGLSVTPLSFPIGMGYDFKGIYNIYEKNINLFSGNSKKNIEETIAFTDIESTELENIIGESAAQELRDNLELVDGVYPKFDKDSYLKGAQQPVFFGSALNNFGVRELLDCFINIAPSPRPKMAEERLVNADEKDFSGFVFKIHANMDPKHRDRLAFIKIVSGTFERNKPYLHVRHDKKLKFSSPNAFFAEKKEIVDISYPGDIVGLHDTGNFKIGDTLTSGEKLNYKGIPSFSPEHFRYINNADPMKAKQLYKGIDQLMDEGVAQLFTLELNGRKVIGTVGALQYEVIQYRLEHEYGAKCTYENFPVHKACWVEAEDPSNDEFKEFKRVKQKFLATDKQGQLVFLADSQFSLQMTQQKYPTVKLHFTSEFE, via the coding sequence ATGGATTTTGATAAGGAGATAGCTAGGCGAAGAACTTTTGGAATTATTTCGCATCCTGATGCCGGCAAGACTACCTTGACAGAAAAATTACTTTTGTTTGGTGGTGCAATACAGGAAGCAGGTGCCGTCAAAAACAATAAAATTAAAAAGTCAGCGACAAGTGATTTCATGGAAATTGAACGGCAAAGGGGCATATCTGTTGCCACGTCCGTCTTAGCTTTCATCTATAATGATAAAAAAATAAATATTCTGGACACGCCCGGCCACAAGGATTTTGCCGAGGATACTTTTAGGACCTTGACCGCGGTAGATAGTGTAATTGTAGTAATCGATGTCGCAAAGGGTGTTGAAGAGCAGACCGAAAAATTGGTTGAGGTCTGTAGAATGCGCAACATTCCAATGATTGTTTTTATCAACAAATTGGATAGGGAAGGAAAAGATGCTTTTGATTTATTGGACGAAGTAGAGCAAAAATTAGGGTTATCCGTAACTCCACTCAGCTTCCCCATTGGTATGGGATATGACTTTAAGGGCATCTACAATATCTATGAAAAGAACATTAACTTGTTCAGTGGCAATAGCAAAAAAAATATAGAAGAAACCATTGCTTTTACGGACATTGAAAGTACCGAGCTAGAAAATATTATTGGTGAATCGGCAGCACAAGAGCTTAGGGACAATCTGGAATTAGTAGATGGTGTTTATCCCAAATTCGACAAGGATTCATATTTAAAAGGGGCGCAACAACCTGTTTTCTTTGGCTCTGCGCTTAATAATTTTGGGGTTCGTGAACTTTTGGACTGTTTTATCAATATTGCACCTTCACCTAGGCCTAAAATGGCAGAAGAGCGATTGGTGAATGCGGATGAGAAGGATTTTTCAGGTTTTGTATTCAAAATACATGCTAATATGGACCCCAAACATAGAGATCGTTTGGCTTTTATAAAAATCGTATCGGGTACTTTTGAGCGCAATAAACCATACTTGCATGTAAGACACGACAAAAAATTAAAGTTTTCCAGTCCTAATGCATTTTTTGCAGAGAAAAAAGAAATCGTAGATATTTCTTATCCCGGGGATATTGTTGGCCTTCATGACACGGGGAATTTTAAAATTGGTGATACTCTCACCAGCGGTGAAAAATTGAACTACAAAGGAATTCCCAGTTTTTCTCCAGAGCATTTTAGGTATATCAACAACGCCGATCCCATGAAGGCAAAGCAGTTGTATAAAGGTATCGACCAACTTATGGATGAAGGGGTTGCTCAACTTTTTACACTTGAATTGAACGGCAGAAAAGTAATAGGTACCGTTGGTGCATTACAATATGAGGTAATTCAATACCGACTGGAACATGAGTACGGTGCTAAATGTACCTATGAAAATTTTCCTGTACATAAAGCATGTTGGGTAGAAGCTGAAGACCCTTCCAACGACGAGTTCAAAGAATTTAAAAGGGTAAAACAAAAGTTTCTTGCCACAGATAAACAGGGGCAATTGGTTTTTTTAGCCGATTCCCAATTTTCATTGCAGATGACGCAGCAAAAATATCCTACAGTGAAGCTCCATTTTACTTCGGAGTTTGAATAA
- a CDS encoding type IX secretion system membrane protein PorP/SprF → MVKKHFLVPFLFIGIVFQSLTAQQDAQYTQYMFNTLSVNPAYAGSRGQLSFAGLYRSQWVGLDGAPETFTINLHSPIRNSRLGYGVSVVNDNIGDGVVQETYFDAVLSYTIDVSLDAKLSFGLKAGGSMLNLDFNGLRNFDQEVVNQDNIDNQFSPNFGLGIYYHSDKFYAGVSAPNILETEYFDNGDNDPESVSFLATERINFYLITGYVFDLNADLKFKPALLTKAVGGAPLQVDLSASFLYAEKFSFGAAYRFDAAISALAGFQVTDQIMIGLAYDRETTELGGTQFNDGSFEIFLRLELLKAFQRTVSPRFF, encoded by the coding sequence ATGGTCAAAAAACATTTTTTAGTTCCGTTTTTATTTATTGGAATTGTATTTCAGAGTCTTACGGCCCAACAAGATGCACAGTATACGCAGTATATGTTCAACACATTGAGTGTAAATCCAGCTTACGCGGGCTCAAGAGGTCAACTGAGTTTTGCTGGGCTTTACCGGTCCCAATGGGTAGGTTTGGACGGTGCTCCAGAAACTTTTACCATTAACCTGCATTCACCTATTCGAAATAGTAGGTTGGGTTACGGAGTTTCAGTAGTAAACGACAATATAGGTGACGGCGTTGTTCAAGAAACATATTTTGATGCAGTATTATCATATACAATAGATGTTTCTTTGGATGCTAAACTCTCCTTCGGATTAAAGGCAGGAGGGAGTATGCTGAATCTGGATTTTAATGGTCTGCGAAATTTTGACCAAGAAGTTGTAAACCAAGATAATATTGATAATCAGTTTTCTCCCAATTTTGGTCTGGGAATATACTATCATTCAGATAAGTTTTATGCTGGAGTATCCGCACCGAATATTTTGGAAACAGAATATTTTGACAATGGGGATAATGACCCGGAATCCGTTAGTTTTCTTGCAACAGAACGTATAAATTTCTATTTGATCACAGGCTACGTATTCGATTTGAATGCAGATTTAAAATTTAAACCTGCGCTATTAACAAAAGCAGTTGGGGGAGCACCGTTACAAGTAGATCTCTCAGCAAGCTTTCTATATGCAGAAAAGTTTAGTTTTGGCGCAGCATACAGATTTGATGCCGCGATAAGCGCATTGGCAGGATTTCAAGTAACAGACCAGATAATGATAGGTCTCGCATATGATAGAGAAACAACAGAGTTGGGCGGAACACAATTCAATGACGGCTCTTTTGAGATTTTCTTGAGATTAGAGTTGTTAAAAGCATTTCAAAGAACAGTATCACCTAGATTCTTTTAA
- a CDS encoding OmpA family protein: MPKRLLVLLIVFLGCTIDNAIGQEEIEDKQQAKVKAKADERYEQYSFSPAIDIYKKVLDKGFVSMDLLKRLGNSYYFNAEYIEAANIYKNLIETYPKKTEPDYYFRYAQSLKTLGDYDKSSEMMSKFKSMTSNEEGIQTSDEDYLAKIEENSGRYDIKPFKYNSKYSDFAASFYKKGLIFSSDRDTGNLARYRHTWNSKDFLDLYKVDVDSASMNTVIKLEGDINTRLHESTSVVSKDGTKMFFTRNNFLDGKKYKDQNGVIRLKIYSAELIDGEWTNILELPFNSDSYSIAHPILSPDEKRLYFVSDMPETRGESDIFMTEIIGDGTYGPMINLGNNINTQARETFPFITKDGILYFSSDGHQGLGGLDIFATKIAFGNYDEPIVNVGKPVNGKYDDFAFIMDSESKTGYFSSNRIDGLGEDDIYGFLEKEPLVLDCLQDVTGTVRDRISNEVLVGATVKVIDEENNEVSSTITDSKGNYVLGLDCAKGNFVRASRDGYVPAEEYLNKSYGKPRIVDFYLERDIVTGGFGDDLAKLLQLSTIYFDLNKYNIRPDAEIEIQKVIVAMEKYPSLKIKVNSHTDSRGNDAYNLWLSQKRAESTVAYMISKGIAKERLQGEGYGETRLVNDCANGIPCSRDKHQLNRRSEFIIFE; encoded by the coding sequence ATGCCAAAAAGATTACTTGTACTTCTTATCGTTTTTTTAGGATGCACTATCGATAATGCAATCGGTCAAGAAGAAATAGAGGACAAACAACAGGCAAAGGTAAAAGCAAAAGCCGATGAAAGATATGAGCAATATTCATTCAGTCCAGCTATAGATATATATAAAAAGGTTCTTGATAAGGGATTTGTATCCATGGATTTATTGAAGCGTTTAGGAAACTCCTACTATTTCAATGCAGAATACATAGAAGCTGCCAACATCTACAAAAACCTTATTGAGACTTATCCAAAAAAGACTGAGCCAGACTATTATTTCAGATATGCTCAAAGTTTAAAAACATTGGGTGATTATGATAAATCATCGGAAATGATGTCAAAATTTAAAAGCATGACATCAAACGAAGAGGGCATACAAACTTCTGATGAGGATTATTTGGCCAAAATAGAGGAGAATTCTGGAAGATACGATATTAAACCCTTTAAATACAATAGCAAATATTCAGATTTTGCCGCATCCTTTTATAAAAAAGGACTCATATTCTCATCTGACAGGGATACGGGGAATTTAGCTAGATATAGACATACATGGAATTCTAAGGATTTTTTGGATTTGTACAAAGTAGATGTGGACAGTGCATCGATGAATACCGTCATTAAGTTGGAAGGCGATATAAATACAAGACTTCATGAATCAACTTCTGTAGTATCTAAAGATGGCACCAAAATGTTTTTTACCAGAAATAACTTCTTGGATGGGAAAAAATATAAAGATCAAAATGGAGTCATTCGCTTAAAAATATACAGTGCTGAATTAATAGATGGAGAGTGGACAAATATTCTTGAATTACCTTTTAATAGCGATTCGTATTCCATTGCACACCCTATATTGAGTCCAGACGAAAAAAGACTTTACTTTGTATCGGATATGCCCGAAACTAGAGGTGAGTCTGATATATTTATGACAGAAATAATAGGTGACGGAACTTATGGACCTATGATAAATTTAGGAAATAATATAAATACACAAGCACGCGAAACTTTCCCTTTCATTACAAAAGATGGCATTCTTTACTTTTCATCGGATGGCCATCAAGGTCTGGGGGGATTAGATATATTTGCCACTAAAATAGCATTTGGGAATTATGACGAACCAATCGTCAATGTGGGTAAGCCCGTGAATGGAAAATACGACGATTTTGCTTTTATCATGGATAGTGAGTCCAAAACAGGCTATTTTTCATCCAATCGAATAGATGGTCTAGGAGAAGATGACATATACGGATTTTTGGAAAAAGAACCTTTGGTTTTGGATTGCTTACAAGATGTCACCGGCACGGTAAGAGATCGAATATCCAATGAAGTCTTAGTGGGTGCTACGGTAAAGGTTATCGATGAAGAAAACAATGAAGTATCTTCTACGATAACCGATTCAAAAGGAAACTATGTTCTGGGATTGGATTGTGCCAAAGGAAACTTTGTAAGAGCATCAAGGGATGGTTATGTGCCAGCGGAAGAGTATCTCAACAAGTCGTATGGAAAGCCTAGAATTGTGGATTTTTATTTAGAACGTGATATAGTAACTGGTGGTTTTGGCGACGATTTGGCCAAGCTACTTCAATTGAGCACTATTTATTTTGATTTGAATAAATATAACATCCGTCCAGATGCAGAAATAGAAATCCAGAAAGTCATCGTTGCAATGGAAAAATACCCCAGCCTAAAAATAAAAGTAAACTCCCATACGGATAGCAGGGGAAATGATGCTTACAATTTATGGTTGTCACAAAAAAGAGCTGAATCTACCGTTGCTTATATGATTTCCAAAGGTATAGCAAAAGAAAGATTGCAAGGAGAAGGATATGGGGAAACAAGATTGGTCAATGATTGTGCCAATGGTATACCGTGTTCCAGAGACAAACATCAGTTGAACCGAAGATCGGAATTCATCATCTTTGAATAA